Proteins encoded together in one Rossellomorea sp. y25 window:
- a CDS encoding mechanosensitive ion channel encodes MNNDITQEWYGYLGKLPDLLLALLVFLIGWIIAKAVEKAVYGILKRVKIDDNLYFGSRNGERKWTSEKVISKIVYFILLVFVFIAFFNMLDLNFIASPLVGMLSTMAAAIPNVLKAALILLFAWIVASVLKVLIEKLGTRPAVKSTLVRSKLAKDENDVHRYVYTAARIVFYLVLLIFLPGVLAALNITGVSGPFTEMLQNFLGFIPKLFAAAIILLVGWFVAKIVRDIVTNFLQAIGTERVAERFGIGKLFQGTTVSSVIGTIIFVLIMIPVTISALDQLDIRGISEPAINMLNQVLVMLPNIAIAILLILAGIWVGKWVGAMVARLLNRVGFNSLLRNMGIGRMNVNKNPYEPTGSSYMNLSGLVGRVVQIIIVFLFVVEALEIVRLEFLVALATGVLAYLPHVLAAIVILGAGLYLGNLVKSIISNVLSDNFQVLSTITKYAIIALSFFMALDQLKVADSIVNIAFMLILGGLALAFGLAFGLGGKDFAQKYLSKLDRKIEEEKNRPNNGGTDTPPFNQ; translated from the coding sequence ATGAACAATGATATAACGCAAGAATGGTACGGGTACTTAGGGAAGCTTCCTGATCTGTTATTAGCTCTATTAGTGTTTTTGATCGGATGGATCATTGCTAAGGCTGTTGAAAAAGCCGTTTACGGAATTTTAAAACGGGTGAAGATCGATGATAACCTTTATTTTGGCAGCAGGAACGGAGAACGGAAATGGACATCGGAGAAAGTCATTAGTAAAATTGTGTACTTTATTCTGCTTGTGTTTGTGTTTATTGCCTTCTTCAATATGCTTGACTTGAACTTCATTGCTTCACCTTTAGTCGGTATGTTGAGTACGATGGCGGCAGCGATTCCGAATGTATTAAAAGCAGCACTCATTCTATTATTTGCATGGATTGTTGCATCTGTACTGAAGGTATTGATTGAGAAACTGGGTACGAGACCTGCAGTTAAAAGCACGCTGGTAAGATCTAAATTAGCAAAAGATGAAAATGATGTCCATCGATACGTCTATACGGCTGCTAGAATTGTATTCTATCTCGTGCTTCTCATATTCTTACCGGGAGTGTTAGCAGCTCTTAATATCACAGGGGTTTCAGGGCCTTTCACGGAAATGCTCCAAAACTTCCTAGGGTTTATTCCTAAACTGTTTGCCGCAGCTATCATTCTCCTTGTTGGCTGGTTTGTAGCCAAAATCGTCCGGGATATCGTCACGAACTTTTTACAGGCGATTGGAACAGAGAGAGTCGCTGAACGATTCGGCATTGGCAAGCTCTTTCAAGGAACAACGGTTTCATCGGTCATTGGTACGATCATATTCGTGCTCATTATGATTCCGGTTACCATTTCTGCATTGGATCAGCTGGACATTCGCGGGATTTCAGAACCGGCGATTAACATGCTGAATCAGGTCCTTGTGATGCTTCCGAATATTGCGATTGCAATTCTACTCATTCTTGCAGGAATCTGGGTTGGTAAATGGGTTGGAGCCATGGTTGCCCGTTTATTGAACCGGGTAGGATTCAATTCTCTATTACGTAATATGGGTATTGGACGTATGAACGTCAATAAGAATCCGTATGAACCAACGGGCTCATCCTATATGAATCTATCAGGGCTTGTAGGTAGAGTGGTTCAAATTATCATTGTTTTCCTATTTGTTGTAGAAGCCCTGGAAATTGTGCGATTGGAATTCCTGGTCGCTCTGGCAACGGGTGTCCTTGCGTATTTACCACATGTATTGGCAGCCATCGTCATTCTTGGGGCAGGCTTATACTTAGGTAACTTGGTCAAGAGCATCATATCCAATGTATTGAGTGATAACTTCCAAGTACTTTCGACCATCACGAAATATGCAATCATTGCCTTGAGCTTCTTTATGGCCTTGGATCAATTAAAAGTAGCAGATTCCATCGTCAATATTGCATTCATGCTGATTCTGGGTGGACTGGCACTAGCCTTCGGTTTGGCCTTTGGTCTGGGTGGAAAGGACTTTGCACAAAAATATCTATCTAAACTCGATCGGAAAATTGAAGAAGAAAAGAACAGACCTAATAATGGTGGTACAGATACACCACCTTTTAATCAATAA
- a CDS encoding alpha/beta-type small acid-soluble spore protein, whose amino-acid sequence MSKRKLLVPESRAAMDQLKAKVSGTQDPKEAKYEIAREQGIPLQRGYNGKLTSEQAGKVGGRIGGNMVKELVRMAQENLNKN is encoded by the coding sequence ATGTCGAAACGAAAACTTCTTGTACCTGAATCCCGAGCTGCAATGGATCAATTAAAAGCCAAAGTTTCCGGTACGCAAGATCCCAAAGAAGCGAAATATGAAATTGCCAGAGAGCAAGGCATTCCTCTTCAAAGAGGATATAACGGAAAATTAACATCGGAGCAAGCAGGAAAAGTTGGCGGAAGGATTGGCGGTAACATGGTGAAGGAACTTGTGAGAATGGCTCAGGAGAATTTAAACAAGAATTAG
- a CDS encoding ABC transporter ATP-binding protein: MSRHMRKKLGENDKAKDARGTLRRLWDYLSEMKVILYLVILMVFISSAAALLGPFLVGKAIDEYIVTKETSGLIELVLGLIAVYIFHSLSVWFQNYWMIGVAQDTVYRLRKDLFHQLHQLSIPFFDKRKHGELMSRVTNDIDNVSATLNSSFIQIISSVLTLVGTVSIMLLLSPLLTLITLTIVPLMVLGMKWITKRTGRLFKQYQQNIGELNGYIEETISGHSIIKTFSREDTAIKDFGEKNQRLRTAAYWADTYSGFIPKLMNVLNNLSFAVIAGVGGVFALNGMITIGVIVIFAEYARQFTRPLNELANQYNTLLSAIAGAERVFQILDEEEEAKDEGDAVEIDSVEGKVEFQHVSFSYEKGDQTLQDVSFTITPGETVALVGPTGAGKTTITNLLSRFYELNDGTIEIDDQNIQSIKRKSLRQQMGFVLQDSFLFQGTIADNIRYGRLDAGDEEIREAAKLANAHSFIEKMPEGYATLLRHDGSGISQGQKQLLSIARAILSNPSILILDEATSSIDTITELKIQEALKRLMMGRTSVVVAHRLNTIRQADQILVLDQGRIIERGSHDELLKQKGFYHGLFHSQLKESS; encoded by the coding sequence ATGTCTAGGCATATGCGAAAGAAACTGGGGGAAAACGATAAAGCGAAAGATGCAAGAGGGACGCTGCGTCGTCTTTGGGACTACCTTTCCGAAATGAAAGTGATCCTGTACCTCGTGATTTTAATGGTGTTCATTAGTTCAGCAGCAGCTCTTCTGGGACCTTTCCTTGTAGGGAAAGCGATTGATGAATACATTGTAACGAAAGAGACTTCCGGATTGATTGAGCTTGTTTTAGGTTTAATAGCCGTGTACATCTTCCATTCCCTTTCCGTATGGTTCCAGAATTATTGGATGATCGGTGTGGCTCAGGATACGGTCTACCGCTTGCGGAAGGACCTTTTTCATCAATTGCATCAACTATCGATCCCATTCTTTGATAAACGGAAACATGGGGAGTTAATGAGCAGAGTGACAAATGATATTGATAATGTGAGTGCCACATTGAATAGCTCGTTCATTCAAATCATTTCCAGTGTCCTGACGTTGGTGGGGACTGTCTCGATCATGCTCTTGCTAAGTCCGTTGCTAACGTTGATCACGTTGACCATCGTACCTCTGATGGTTCTCGGTATGAAGTGGATTACGAAAAGGACAGGACGTTTGTTTAAACAATATCAACAAAATATCGGTGAGTTAAACGGATATATAGAAGAGACGATTTCAGGTCATAGTATTATTAAAACCTTTTCCCGTGAGGACACTGCCATAAAGGACTTTGGAGAAAAAAATCAGCGGTTGAGAACGGCCGCGTATTGGGCCGATACCTATTCCGGGTTTATTCCGAAGCTTATGAATGTGTTGAACAATTTAAGTTTTGCCGTCATTGCCGGAGTCGGAGGGGTCTTCGCATTAAATGGCATGATAACCATTGGAGTGATTGTGATCTTTGCTGAATATGCCCGTCAATTCACCCGTCCGTTGAATGAGCTAGCGAACCAATATAACACGTTATTATCTGCCATTGCCGGTGCAGAGAGAGTATTTCAAATTTTAGACGAAGAGGAAGAGGCCAAGGATGAAGGTGATGCCGTGGAGATCGATTCCGTTGAAGGGAAAGTGGAATTTCAGCATGTATCCTTCTCGTATGAAAAAGGGGATCAAACGCTTCAGGATGTATCCTTCACCATAACACCGGGTGAAACCGTTGCATTGGTCGGACCGACAGGAGCAGGTAAAACGACGATTACCAATCTACTGTCCCGTTTCTATGAACTGAATGATGGCACCATTGAGATAGATGACCAGAACATCCAAAGCATTAAACGAAAGAGTCTTCGTCAGCAGATGGGATTTGTCCTGCAGGATAGCTTCTTGTTTCAAGGAACGATTGCAGACAATATCCGCTACGGCAGACTCGATGCGGGCGATGAAGAAATAAGGGAAGCGGCTAAATTGGCCAATGCCCATTCCTTCATTGAAAAAATGCCAGAGGGCTACGCTACTTTATTAAGACATGATGGCAGTGGAATCAGCCAGGGGCAAAAACAATTATTGTCGATTGCAAGAGCGATCCTTTCAAATCCTTCCATTCTTATACTTGATGAAGCCACGAGCAGCATCGATACGATTACAGAGCTGAAGATTCAGGAAGCTCTTAAACGATTAATGATGGGAAGAACGAGCGTAGTGGTGGCCCACCGTCTCAATACCATCCGACAGGCTGATCAAATCCTGGTCCTTGATCAAGGAAGAATCATTGAACGGGGCTCTCATGATGAGCTTCTCAAGCAGAAAGGGTTCTATCATGGTTTGTTTCATAGTCAGCTGAAGGAGAGCAGTTGA
- a CDS encoding beta-propeller domain-containing protein: MSKKSYLLIIAGIMLLVALGTFVYSQRPVVKAEGKMEGDLLVMENNSWNLQFSTALNKETVTPQNIYVEDSNGERINVSLKVDENRKTLQIQAPPEGYPSDPHQYTLHISPKVKTKWGFSYDGDTEIPFSVTSKLPSIQSKEELTNYFKRMLKKNKEDTEFSLFGREGNMESKSSEDSAAGESSQSESNFSETNNQVKGVDEGDIVKTDGSYIYQLTDRRLLITKANPVKEMKVVSSTSYKENMQPHHLFLQKDKLLVIGNSWSPVHFQEGKQESIASTMPVDGTTVALLYDISDKAKPSLLRHVELEGQYVTSRKIDSTVYLISNLYPNYWMLEQGGNPDLRPRVKDSLTGGETTPLPIEDIKYFPQSQSPNYTLLTGMNMEDPKASLNVQSYLGSGDKVYMSKNNLYVAVEKYNEDAMKKWTSSNTEIYKFSVSDGKIEYASSGQVEGRVLNQFSMDEHKGYFRIATTKGEVWNSDSPSSNALYILDENMKNVGEVTDLARGEQIYSVRFMGDKAYMVTFKQVDPLFVIDTADPKAPKVLGELKIPGFSTYLHPIDEHHLIGFGFDTKVVHDDKATNEEPRIVRQGMKISLFDITDFQQPKETDTEIIGGQGTHSYLLDDHKALLHEPSRNLYGFPISVYHEKEGSRHELDFDYQGAILYEITPEKGIVLKSQLTEEENKHKEYYEQWEDQIQRLLYIDDQLYTVSHKRVTAYSLDDFIKENAIDLP, translated from the coding sequence ATGAGTAAGAAATCGTATCTGCTCATCATTGCTGGTATTATGTTGCTGGTGGCACTTGGAACGTTTGTGTATAGTCAAAGACCTGTCGTGAAGGCCGAGGGGAAGATGGAGGGCGACCTTCTCGTGATGGAGAATAACTCATGGAATCTGCAATTTTCAACGGCCCTGAATAAGGAAACGGTGACGCCCCAGAACATTTATGTAGAAGACTCCAATGGAGAGAGGATCAATGTCTCCTTGAAGGTGGATGAAAATCGAAAGACACTGCAAATTCAAGCACCGCCAGAAGGATATCCTTCTGATCCACACCAGTATACACTTCATATTTCTCCTAAAGTGAAAACCAAATGGGGTTTTTCTTATGATGGAGATACAGAAATACCCTTTTCTGTCACCTCTAAACTACCCAGTATTCAATCCAAGGAAGAACTAACGAACTATTTTAAACGAATGTTAAAGAAAAATAAGGAAGATACGGAGTTTTCTCTGTTCGGAAGAGAAGGGAATATGGAGTCCAAATCATCGGAAGATAGTGCAGCTGGGGAGTCGTCTCAATCGGAATCCAATTTTTCTGAAACGAATAATCAGGTTAAAGGAGTTGACGAAGGGGATATCGTGAAGACCGATGGAAGCTATATTTACCAATTAACCGACCGCAGGCTGCTGATTACAAAGGCAAATCCTGTGAAAGAAATGAAAGTGGTATCCTCTACCAGCTATAAAGAAAATATGCAGCCGCATCATCTGTTTCTACAGAAGGATAAGCTGCTCGTCATCGGGAATAGCTGGTCGCCTGTCCATTTTCAAGAGGGTAAACAAGAGTCAATTGCTTCCACTATGCCTGTAGACGGAACGACCGTTGCGCTTCTTTATGATATCTCGGACAAAGCCAAACCATCCCTTCTCAGGCATGTTGAGCTTGAAGGTCAATATGTAACGTCCAGGAAGATTGATTCCACTGTATATTTGATTTCGAATCTGTATCCAAACTACTGGATGCTTGAACAGGGGGGGAATCCTGATCTGAGACCCCGTGTGAAAGATAGTTTAACAGGTGGTGAAACGACACCACTTCCAATAGAAGATATTAAGTACTTTCCACAGTCCCAGTCCCCAAACTATACCTTATTGACGGGAATGAATATGGAAGATCCAAAGGCTTCTCTAAACGTTCAATCCTATCTTGGAAGCGGCGATAAAGTGTATATGTCTAAAAATAATCTTTATGTGGCTGTAGAAAAATACAATGAAGATGCTATGAAAAAATGGACCTCTTCAAACACGGAGATTTATAAATTTTCCGTAAGTGATGGAAAGATTGAATATGCTTCATCAGGTCAGGTAGAAGGAAGGGTGTTAAATCAATTTTCCATGGATGAACATAAAGGTTACTTTCGGATTGCAACGACAAAAGGGGAGGTGTGGAACAGTGACTCCCCTTCATCCAATGCTCTCTATATTTTGGATGAAAACATGAAGAATGTTGGGGAAGTAACGGATTTAGCCAGGGGAGAACAAATCTATTCTGTCAGGTTTATGGGAGATAAGGCATATATGGTGACCTTTAAACAAGTCGATCCCCTTTTTGTCATCGATACGGCAGATCCGAAAGCTCCAAAGGTTCTGGGGGAGCTGAAGATTCCGGGTTTTAGCACCTATCTTCACCCCATTGACGAACATCACCTCATCGGGTTTGGGTTTGATACGAAAGTGGTGCACGATGACAAAGCAACCAATGAGGAACCCAGAATCGTTCGACAAGGAATGAAGATCTCATTATTCGATATTACAGACTTTCAGCAGCCAAAGGAGACGGATACTGAAATAATAGGGGGACAGGGTACTCACTCATATTTGTTGGACGATCACAAAGCACTGCTTCATGAACCTTCACGAAATCTATATGGCTTTCCCATTTCTGTTTATCATGAAAAAGAAGGAAGCCGGCATGAACTGGATTTTGACTATCAAGGCGCAATCCTGTATGAAATCACACCTGAAAAAGGAATCGTCTTAAAGTCTCAGCTCACAGAAGAAGAAAACAAACACAAAGAATATTACGAACAGTGGGAAGACCAGATTCAAAGACTCCTATATATTGATGATCAGCTGTATACAGTATCACATAAGAGAGTGACTGCTTACTCTTTAGATGATTTCATTAAAGAAAACGCGATTGACCTCCCGTGA
- a CDS encoding pyridoxamine 5'-phosphate oxidase family protein, with product MSQAELKQQILKVLDESKVGTLATVKNNKPHSRYMTFSHDDLTLYTPTSKETHKTDEIEDNPNVHILLGYEGEGYGDTFVEIEGRASIEESTHYKEKLWNDHMKRWFEGPDDPNYIVLKIQPTAIRLMNDDEDSPQSLEL from the coding sequence GTGTCACAAGCTGAACTGAAACAACAAATCTTAAAAGTGCTCGATGAAAGCAAAGTAGGGACACTGGCAACGGTTAAAAATAATAAGCCTCATTCCCGTTATATGACGTTTTCTCATGATGACCTGACTCTGTATACGCCAACAAGCAAGGAAACACATAAGACAGATGAAATTGAGGACAATCCTAATGTACATATCCTTCTTGGTTACGAAGGAGAGGGGTATGGGGATACTTTCGTGGAAATCGAAGGTCGTGCCTCCATTGAAGAGTCCACTCATTATAAGGAAAAACTTTGGAATGACCATATGAAAAGATGGTTTGAAGGTCCGGACGACCCGAATTACATCGTCTTAAAAATTCAACCCACCGCCATCCGCTTAATGAATGACGATGAGGATTCGCCGCAGTCGCTTGAATTATAA
- a CDS encoding threonine/serine exporter family protein: MLIIEQLVTSFISAAAFGIIFNAPKQSLFKCGIVGMLGWIIYIVMSLNDADAVLATLLASFVVAVISQVFAKMYKTPVIIFSVAGIIPLVPGGLAYDAMRNFVQNDYNAAINLAAKAFMISGSIAIGLIFSEVINQVIRNARLNVSARRMR, encoded by the coding sequence ATGCTCATCATAGAACAATTAGTGACCAGCTTCATCTCCGCTGCTGCATTCGGGATTATCTTCAATGCTCCAAAGCAGTCCCTTTTCAAATGCGGAATTGTTGGAATGTTAGGCTGGATCATCTACATAGTAATGAGTTTAAACGACGCCGATGCGGTACTTGCGACGTTACTTGCATCCTTTGTCGTGGCCGTGATCAGTCAGGTGTTTGCGAAAATGTATAAAACCCCGGTCATCATCTTCTCTGTAGCCGGCATTATACCTCTTGTACCTGGAGGACTGGCGTACGATGCCATGAGAAATTTTGTTCAAAACGATTACAATGCCGCCATCAACCTGGCAGCTAAAGCTTTTATGATTTCAGGCTCCATCGCCATCGGACTCATCTTCTCAGAAGTCATCAACCAAGTCATCCGAAACGCTCGGCTGAACGTAAGTGCAAGGCGAATGAGATAG
- a CDS encoding threonine/serine exporter family protein, with amino-acid sequence MIRRYDIMEVSLLAGKIMLQSGAETYRVEDTMMRIAASYGISESHSYVTPTGIIFSIETSEPTKTKLIRINERSTDLEKVTLVNSISRQISKGHLTLEEAYNALEKLDQSDLSYSFVIQVLAASIASGCFLIMFQGMWNDFIPALFAGGVGFTSLIYFHRLVPIKFFAEFLASFIIGMLSYGFVQLGVGQELDKIIIGSVMPLVPGLLITNAVRDLMAGHLVSGLSKGAEAFLTAFAIGTGIAVVFTLT; translated from the coding sequence ATGATAAGAAGATATGACATTATGGAGGTAAGTTTGCTGGCGGGTAAGATCATGCTGCAAAGTGGTGCAGAAACGTATCGCGTAGAGGATACGATGATGCGGATCGCCGCTTCTTATGGGATTTCAGAATCTCACAGCTATGTTACACCAACAGGGATCATCTTCTCGATTGAAACGTCTGAACCAACGAAAACGAAGCTTATTCGAATAAACGAACGGTCTACCGATCTTGAAAAAGTAACCCTAGTGAATAGTATTTCAAGGCAAATCAGTAAGGGGCATCTCACCCTTGAAGAAGCATACAATGCTTTGGAAAAGCTTGATCAATCTGATCTTTCTTACTCCTTTGTGATTCAGGTATTGGCCGCTTCGATTGCAAGCGGATGTTTTCTCATCATGTTCCAGGGAATGTGGAATGACTTCATTCCTGCGCTTTTCGCTGGTGGAGTCGGGTTTACGAGCCTGATCTATTTTCATCGACTTGTGCCCATTAAATTCTTCGCCGAGTTTCTCGCTTCCTTTATTATCGGAATGCTTTCCTATGGGTTCGTCCAGCTTGGAGTCGGACAGGAGCTGGATAAGATTATTATTGGATCAGTGATGCCTCTGGTTCCCGGGCTCCTCATTACCAATGCCGTCCGGGACTTAATGGCAGGGCATTTGGTGTCGGGTTTATCGAAGGGAGCAGAAGCTTTTTTAACGGCGTTTGCCATCGGGACGGGTATTGCCGTAGTTTTCACTCTGACGTAG
- a CDS encoding uracil-DNA glycosylase: protein MSVIPEELVDICKKRMEPYPCEGFVYGRGPVKPTIMIVGEAPGETEIHNGMPFSGRAGKVLDEFFRYIEVPREDIYFTSSVRSRPYKVVPKKVGDEIIEKKYNRAPNLKEQLAHAPILDYELQHIKPKQLVTLGNIGLQRLLGKRYTISQAHGQLIESKVRRLKDLQSNEWIMSEESYSIFPTFHPASIFYNRSLEKEIYKDLDKLKEILGRSHNKGG, encoded by the coding sequence ATGAGCGTGATACCGGAAGAATTAGTCGATATCTGTAAGAAAAGGATGGAGCCCTATCCCTGTGAGGGGTTTGTATACGGACGCGGCCCAGTGAAGCCGACGATCATGATTGTCGGGGAAGCCCCGGGTGAAACCGAGATTCATAATGGAATGCCATTTAGCGGACGGGCAGGAAAAGTCCTGGATGAGTTCTTTCGTTATATAGAGGTTCCACGGGAAGATATATATTTTACCTCGTCGGTCAGAAGCAGACCTTATAAAGTTGTCCCTAAGAAAGTAGGGGATGAGATCATAGAGAAGAAGTACAATAGGGCCCCGAATCTGAAGGAACAGCTGGCACATGCACCCATTCTGGATTATGAGCTGCAGCATATTAAGCCAAAACAGCTTGTGACATTGGGGAATATCGGGTTACAGAGGCTGCTGGGGAAACGCTATACCATTTCTCAAGCGCACGGCCAGTTAATTGAATCGAAAGTCAGAAGGTTGAAAGATCTTCAGTCAAATGAGTGGATCATGAGTGAAGAAAGCTACTCAATCTTTCCAACCTTTCATCCTGCATCGATTTTCTACAATCGCTCTTTAGAAAAAGAAATATACAAAGACCTGGATAAGTTGAAAGAAATACTGGGAAGAAGTCATAATAAAGGAGGCTGA
- a CDS encoding ABC transporter ATP-binding protein, whose product MAVAWSLMLVELAVELLNPLFMARIIDEGIMNGDLDVVMKWGFIMVGMSLLAFISGVTNSFFAAHTSQGFGYDVRESLYKKVQSFSFASFHKLPTSSLITRMTNDVRQLQNTIFMSLRIMLRAPLLVVGSAIMALIVNVRLALILLIVIPVLWMFLIWVLKRGWSLFERVQSRLDKVNEVMKENLSGMRLIKAYTRSKYEEGRFHGANEDLKDRTVRALRFMEIIMPLLMLVMNLALLSVLWFGSIDVASGGANVGEVVAIVTYVTRISSVFSIFSFIITSFSRARASAGRVEEVLQTEVDLKDGEGARLENTVVNGEITFKDVSFQYPSTRGKVLEGVSFKVEAGETVSILGATGSGKTSLFQLIPRLYDATEGSVELDGQCIRSIPLAHVRKNIGYVPQEAVLFSGSVSENLLWGKEDATREEMIQAAKDAQIHETILNLPHGYDTVLGQKGVNLSGGQKQRLSIARALIRKPKILLLDDSTSALDLKTESKLLQALKQYECTTMIITQKISTAMESDTILLLEDGVLIGEGTHTSLLEDSSLYQAIFQSQFGEEEIHHV is encoded by the coding sequence ATGGCGGTTGCCTGGAGTTTAATGCTGGTAGAGCTTGCTGTTGAATTATTAAATCCGCTGTTTATGGCACGGATTATTGATGAAGGCATTATGAATGGAGACTTGGACGTGGTGATGAAATGGGGCTTCATCATGGTGGGGATGTCTCTCCTCGCGTTTATTTCAGGCGTGACGAATTCATTTTTCGCCGCTCATACGAGTCAGGGATTTGGCTATGATGTACGGGAAAGCTTATATAAAAAGGTTCAGTCATTTTCCTTTGCAAGCTTTCATAAGCTTCCGACGTCATCCTTGATCACCAGGATGACCAATGACGTAAGGCAGCTGCAGAATACCATCTTCATGAGCTTACGTATTATGCTAAGAGCCCCGCTGCTTGTTGTCGGATCAGCGATCATGGCACTTATCGTCAATGTCCGTCTGGCCCTTATTTTATTAATCGTGATTCCGGTTTTATGGATGTTCCTGATATGGGTCCTGAAACGTGGATGGAGCCTTTTTGAAAGAGTTCAATCCCGTCTCGACAAAGTAAACGAGGTCATGAAGGAAAACCTCTCCGGGATGAGGTTAATTAAAGCTTATACACGAAGCAAATATGAAGAAGGCCGATTTCATGGTGCAAATGAAGATTTGAAGGATCGGACTGTCCGGGCTCTTCGTTTCATGGAAATTATCATGCCTCTTCTGATGCTCGTGATGAATCTTGCCCTCTTATCCGTTTTGTGGTTCGGAAGTATAGATGTTGCCTCAGGTGGGGCGAATGTTGGAGAAGTCGTAGCGATCGTCACCTATGTTACGAGAATCTCTTCTGTTTTTTCAATTTTCTCATTTATCATTACAAGTTTTTCAAGAGCAAGGGCTTCTGCCGGGCGGGTAGAAGAAGTTCTCCAAACAGAGGTAGATCTAAAAGACGGAGAAGGTGCCAGACTGGAAAACACTGTGGTGAACGGAGAGATTACATTCAAAGATGTGTCGTTTCAATACCCTTCAACCCGCGGCAAGGTGCTTGAGGGTGTATCGTTTAAAGTGGAGGCTGGCGAAACGGTTTCGATCCTCGGAGCAACGGGATCCGGCAAAACATCACTGTTCCAACTCATTCCCCGCCTGTACGATGCGACGGAAGGGTCTGTTGAACTGGATGGTCAATGCATACGGTCCATCCCTTTGGCTCATGTAAGGAAAAATATTGGGTACGTGCCCCAGGAAGCGGTATTGTTTTCTGGATCCGTATCCGAAAACCTCCTCTGGGGAAAAGAAGATGCAACCAGGGAAGAAATGATCCAAGCCGCAAAGGATGCCCAGATCCATGAGACCATCCTGAATCTTCCTCATGGATATGACACAGTTCTCGGTCAAAAAGGGGTCAATCTTTCAGGAGGACAGAAACAGCGTCTGTCGATTGCGAGAGCACTCATTCGAAAACCAAAGATTTTATTACTGGACGATAGCACGAGTGCTTTGGATTTGAAAACAGAATCGAAATTACTCCAAGCTCTGAAGCAATACGAATGTACGACGATGATCATTACACAGAAAATAAGTACGGCCATGGAATCTGATACGATTCTGCTCCTTGAAGATGGAGTGTTAATCGGAGAAGGGACCCATACATCCCTATTAGAAGATTCCTCCCTCTATCAGGCGATTTTTCAATCTCAATTCGGAGAGGAGGAAATACATCATGTCTAG